The genomic window AAGGCTTTGAGGTTATTGGCCATGAACACAAAGTGTACAAGCTACATAAGGCTCTCTATGGTTTGAAGCAAGCACCAAGGGCCTGGTATAGCAGAATTGATTCTCATCTGATCCAACTTGGATTTAGGAGGAGTGAAAATGAAGCTACTTTgtatttgaaacaaaatgagGATGGTTTGCAACTGGTAGTAtcactttatgttgatgacatgctagTGACCGGAAGCAATGTAAAATTGCTAGCTgatttcaaaatggaaatgcaGGATGTATTTGAGATGTCTGACCTTGGCATCATGAACTACTTCCTTGGAATGGAAATATACCAATGCAGCTGGGGTATCTTCATTTCACAAAGAAAATATGCTATGGATATTCTCAAGAAATTCAAGCTAGAATCATGCAAAGAAGTAGCAACTCCGCTGgcacaaaatgagaaaatttcaaagaatgatGGTGAGAAACTTGAGGAACCCTCTGCATATAGAAGCTTGGTGGGCAGCCTACTATACTTGACAGTAACCAGACCTGACTTGATGTTTCCAGCTAGTTTGCTTTCAAGGTTCATGAGTTCACCAAGCAATGTTCACATGGGAGTTGCAAAAAGGGTGCTAAAGTATGTTAAAGGTACAACAAATCTTGGCATTTGGTATTTAAAGACAGGAGGAGTTAAGCTAGATGGTTATGCTGATAGTGATTGGGCAGGAAGTGTTGATGATATGAAGAGCACTTCAGGTTATGCATTTACAATCGGTTCAGGTGTCATATGCTGGAATTCAAGAAAGCAAGAAGTAGTGGCACAATCaactacagaagctgagtatatCTCCTTAGCAGCTGCTGCAAATCAAGCAATATGGTTGAGAAAATTGCTTGCTGATTTAGGCCAGGAACAAAGCTCACCAACTGAGCTTTACTGTGACAATAAGTCAGCCATTTCCATTGCTCAAAATCCTGTCCATCATGGCAGAACCAAGCacataaatgtaaaattccACTCCATAAGGGAAGCTGAAAAGAATTCACTTGTTAAGCTGCATTATTGCTCAACTGATGAGCAACTTGCTGACATAATGACTAAAGGACTTCCTAAATCAAGGCTGGAGTTCCTAAGGTTGAAGCTTGGTATGTCCAAGGCAAATCTCAAGGAGGAGTGTTAGAATTCATGAGAGTTTGCCTTTGAAAATGTCTTAGTTAGACTTAGTCTCTGTTTTGCTATCTCTGATTTTCAGTTTTTCTGTTAGTAGAAGTAGTCATAGCAGCTGAGAGTTTTTAGCATTTTCAGTTTGGttgtaagcctataaataggcattCTCTTTGGTGAAATATAGTGTGTGTCTTTCTCCAACTCAGTACTCTAATATTTTCTGAAAGTTTTAGTTCCTTTCTCCAGATTTTTTTAACAATCTCTTCTTTACATcctctcaaataaaaaattttaagaaatggaAGCCTTTGCAAGCCCCACTCCATCCTGTGCTCCATGAGCTTGTAGCAGTTTGAGATGTCAAGTAAAGATAGATTAGTTGGCAGACCCTCATCAGGAAACGAAACAAGTTCTTGACAATCATATAATACCAATATCTCAAGGGATGTAAGGAGGGTGTGCATTCCTTGGGGCAGTGACTTTAGCTTCTTGCACTGTTGGAGAATAAGCACTGATAGGTTGGGAGCTGACAATCCTCCTTGTGGAAAAGACACCAGATTCGGACAATTATTGATGTACATGTAATTAAGAGATGTGAACTCAACATGGTGAATGCCATCTGGAATGGAAAGGGACTCCAGATTTGTGCAGTTGCTCACATAAAAAAACTCAAGCTTTCTGAAGAAACCTAATGGGAAGGAAGTGAGAGAATCACAACTACTGTTTATAATAAGTGTTGTAAGGGAAGCAAAGTAGCTGGGCATCATCTCCTCAGGCAGGGGTAAGTCCAGCTTCCCACAGTCTTTTATATCAAGATATTTCAGAGAAGCAATGCTGGGGAAGGACCTCAGAGAACCACAATCTTTGATAGTCAGCTGTTGGAGACAAGTATTGTTTTGCATCACCGCATCTTCCAAGGACTCCAAAATGCCGCATTTTTCGATGTCAAGCTTTTGAAGCATGGGTGGGAGCCCCATCTCCAAAAGTGACTGAAGACTTGAGCATCCTTTGATAACCAGCTGTTTAAGAGAGTTGAGCTTGCGTAGAATTGGTGGTACTTCCCTTAGCTCTGGACAACCATCAATGGTCAATCTTACAAGAgaatgaaggtgttgcaattcCAGTGGTATCTTACAAATATCATTGACAATTAAGGAAGTAAGTGAGGTGATGTCAACAGCACTTCTAAACACCACATCATTACATTCTGTCAACTTCAATTCACAAAGGGAGGGGACCATTGGAAGAGAATCCACTAGCTGCCCACATTCAGTAATCTCAAGTTTTGTCAAGAGAGGAAGGTGCTTGGGTATATCGCCTTTCAGCTTTGGACATTTCTGGACATAGAGCTCTTCTAGACAAGGGAATTCAACTTGAGAACAAGTCCATTCCTCCCACTCCAACATCTCTTCAAACTTCAGTGTTTTCAGGGATCCAAAGGGCTTAAAGGAAGATGAACCAGAACCATTCCCACAGAACTCTGGACCAACCCTCTGCACTCCAATTTTCACAATAGAGAGGCCCTTGAGAGACTGAAGCTGCCCAATTGGTGGCAAAGACAAGCAGTTTTTACAGCTTTTTAGTTGCAAGAAAACTAAATTCATGAAAGAAGGATCACCTAACCAATTTGGAAATTTTGTGCCATAGTAGTACTCAATAGTGAGGGTTTTCAACTTCTTGTGAGGCTGTAGGTTTTCAAGAACTCTTGTTTGATTCTGCAAATCACCAGAAACTGCATTACAATCCCATCCAAACACCAAGTCATCGAGCTTTCCCTTATCTTTCAAATTAGCTTCTAAAGCATCTGCTGCACACACCACATTCTGCAAGTTCAAAATCGAGAGCGTTCCCCCAAGTTGTGAAAGATCCCGCAAATCCTTAATTCTTGCTGCAGCATGCTTCCATCCAACAACAAAAGTAGTCAGTACTTGAAGGTCCTTCAGTCTATTAATTCCCATTGGCATCCCTTCTAATTTAGTTTTACTAATATCAAAATAACGCAAGTTGATGAGTTTTCCAATCTCTGATGGCACTTCAGAAAGAAAATTACAGTTTGATAGCATCAACGTTTGCAAGTTGAAAAGCATACCTATTGATTCAGGTAATTTATGGATTGCAGTGTAGGAAAGGTCCAAATAGCGCAAATGCTTCAACTTTCCTATTGAATCAGGCAAATGGGTGATATGATAGTGAGACAGGGAGACAACCCGTAAGCATCTTAATGTTGGCAATAGATGATGACTAACTTTCTTGGATAGGTAGCAAGTAGAAACTCCATGAGGCATAGTCAATGGTAAGAAAGTTCTCAAATTATAAGTTTCATGAACAGGATTAAATTTCTTGGAGACATCAAATTCTTCTCGAACATATGATAAATGTCGGGCCTTTTTTGaaatttggttttgttttcCAAATTCCAACCTAAAACAAAATTCTCCAGAGACAAATTGAGTTAAATCATGAATCAAGTCATGCATCATAAACAATGACTTGTCATGATTTGATTGCTGAAAAAATGATCTCAACAATAGATTGTGAAAACATGTTTCACCTTCTTTTTCTACTGTCTCTCCTCTTCTTGAGCCATTAACCAAACCTTCTCCCATCCATAACAAAATCAATTGCTTCTTTTCAAATTCATAACCCTTTGGGAATATAGAGCAGTACGCAAAGCATTGCTTCAGTTTGGTGGGGAGATAATGGTAGCTCAAGTGTAGAGCTGGAAGAATACTACTTTGGTCAGCGGGTAAATCCCATATTTTGTTATTCAACATTTCCTTCCAAGCATTCTCATCTTGTTTAGAGCGTAGGAGACCACCAAGCGTCTTTGCTGCCAATGGCAACCCTTTACAtttcttcactattttcttaCCAATTAGTTCCAAACTTTGCAGTGCATCTGAAGTTATGTTTTCAAAGGCAAGATGTGCAAATAAAGACCAACAATACTTGTCAGATAGTTCGTTAAGATGATAAGAAGCAGTAGTGCGCATAATTGATGCAACATTTTCATTGCGAGTGGTTACCATGACGAAACTACCGTGTGCTCCAACCCTAAAAGGAGCCTGCAGGACACTCCAGTTGTTGGGGTTCTCATTCCATATATCGTCTAAAACAAGCAAAAATCTTTTCCCATTCAATTCTTTCTTCAAACCATCTTGCAGGAATTGTAAATTTCTAGAGTGTGATGAGTCTTTAGTGACCGATTCTAGAATTGCTTTTGTTATTTCTACCAAATCAAATTGATCAGAAACACAGACCCAAATTCTCGTATCAAAATAGTCCTCCACCCTTTTGTCATTGTAGATAATCTGAGCGAGGGTTGTTTTACCAACCCCACCCATACCAACAATAGGAATTACCCCAACTTTCTGATCAGCAGATACTTCATCTGATAGGAACAACTCCATAATCTTCTCCCTATCAGCATCCCTACCATAAACCCCAAACTCATCTACCAGGGAAGTAGTCAACCTTTCCTCTGctgaaaataaaaactctccaaCGCCTTCCCTCAAATAAAGGTCAAATTTTTTGCAATGGTATCTAGATCCTCAgtaattttctttatctttttgcTAATCTTGCCATTGAACACGGACCTGCTAGGATGGAAAGTTGGGATGAACTTCCGTACCTTACTGGAGCTGGGTTGAGGTCCTTCTGTCAAGCTGTGTCGATTGGCTTTCGTGACCAGCTCGTCCAGGACATCTTCAATGTCGTAGGCCAAAGCTTTGAGATCATCCAACCAGACTTTTACTGCTCTCTCCCTTATCTGCTTCTCCTCAGCATCATTCATCACAGCTTCGATATGCAGCAATTTTTTCCTCCATTCTTGGAGTGTCAAGTCAACTTTCTGCCTTCGTGCATACTCTAACAGCGGGCCCGCGATCAACTTGTCAATCACAACAGCAAGGAATGAAGATACAGCTGCCTCACCCACAAACATGTTTTCTGCGGAAACAAAAGGAATCGGCAACTTAGAAGAAAAACACAAATGGGATGAGTTTTTGCTGAGAAAGCCTTTACACTGAAAACCAGAAAGATTGCAACACTTGAGCCTACAAGGTTCCAATTTTTGGTTCTCAAAGTCTCCGtcaaataaagaataaaaattgtccTTGTTAACTTTCCATCAATTACTATGCTTTTAAACTTAGTTTTTTTCAAGTCCTTTTCAGAGAACCCCAAACTTTGGATTGCTCAACAAAATAGTAAATGATGATCAACAGCAGTCCTTAATATTAATGCACTAAATGTTAACTTATAGTTCAGAAACCTCGAAAAAAAAACCCTGACATAAAAGTAATACAACTTCAGAATATGCTTAACATTGAAGGAGTGGCAGAAGATCCTTCATGAGCACAACAGATACCAGTAAACATCTTTAATATGACTATGAATTAAGAAACTAAGGTGTTAAGAAAAACTTGGACATACAATTCACAAATTATCTAGCAAGCATTGTTCTTCACCCTTTCGAGTTCAATATTGACTGAAGTTATTCTcattttaagtttcaaaaattaagaTGGTAATATGGGAACGTAGGAAGGCAACAGAAATCTGTATGCCTACTCTTCTCCCACAACAGAAAGACAAAAGTGCCAAAtcaatttgaagacaaaatatttCAGAGCAAGCAAAATAATAT from Vitis vinifera cultivar Pinot Noir 40024 chromosome 9, ASM3070453v1 includes these protein-coding regions:
- the LOC100250055 gene encoding putative disease resistance RPP13-like protein 1 gives rise to the protein MFVGEAAVSSFLAVVIDKLIAGPLLEYARRQKVDLTLQEWRKKLLHIEAVMNDAEEKQIRERAVKVWLDDLKALAYDIEDVLDELVTKANRHSLTEGPQPSSSKVRKFIPTFHPSREGVGEFLFSAEERLTTSLVDEFGVYGRDADREKIMELFLSDEVSADQKVGVIPIVGMGGVGKTTLAQIIYNDKRVEDYFDTRIWVCVSDQFDLVEITKAILESVTKDSSHSRNLQFLQDGLKKELNGKRFLLVLDDIWNENPNNWSVLQAPFRVGAHGSFVMVTTRNENVASIMRTTASYHLNELSDKYCWSLFAHLAFENITSDALQSLELIGKKIVKKCKGLPLAAKTLGGLLRSKQDENAWKEMLNNKIWDLPADQSSILPALHLSYHYLPTKLKQCFAYCSIFPKGYEFEKKQLILLWMGEGLVNGSRRGETVEKEGKLKHLRYLDLSYTAIHKLPESIVPSEIGKLINLRYFDISKTKLEGMPMGINRLKDLQVLTTFVVGWKHAAARIKDLRDLSQLGGTLSILNLQNVVCAADALEANLKDKGKLDDLVFGWDCNAVSGDLQNQTRVLENLQPHKKLKTLTIEYYYGTKFPNWLGDPSFMNLVFLQLKSCKNCLSLPPIGQLQSLKGLSIVKIGVQRVGPEFCGNGSGSSSFKPFGSLKTLKFEEMLEWEEWTCSQVEFPCLEELYVQKCPKLKGDIPKHLPLLTKLEITECGQLVDSLPMVPSLCELKLTECNDVVFRSAVDITSLTSLIVNDICKIPLELQHLHSLVRLTIDGCPELREVPPILRKLNSLKQLVIKGCSSLQSLLEMGLPPMLQKLDIEKCGILESLEDAVMQNNTCLQQLTIKDCGSLRSFPSIASLKYLDIKDCGKLDLPLPEEMMPSYFASLTTLIINSSCDSLTSFPLGFFRKLEFFYVSNCTNLESLSIPDGIHHVEFTSLNYMYINNCPNLVSFPQGGLSAPNLSVLILQQCKKLKSLPQGMHTLLTSLEILDGVGLAKASIS